The Arcanobacterium pinnipediorum genome includes the window CTGAGTAGCACCCAAAGCTAGGGCTAGACCTAAAAGTGCATAAAGCCAGGCAATACGTACTCGGCCGTATCCTCGCATGCGACCTAACGCTACCAACGCCAACATAACTAGACTCACCGGCAACGCATATGCCAGTGTGGTTGTACCCGATGACCAGCCCGAAACATAGGGAGTAAGGGTTAGAACATCGCGGGCGTTACTGATCTCGTCTTGGATGATTCCTGGGCTGGTGAGGAAATATTTTATGCCGGCAAAACGCAAACCTGGCAGTTGGGCAATAACTGCTGGCAAGGGCACAAAGAGCCAGCGCCAGCGCAGTCGGTGCCCGATGAAACCGATTACGCCTACAAGTAGGGCTAGAACTGCAAATATTGGTGATGCTAGGGAGGTAATGAGCATGAAGAAGGAGAGCAGACCAGCCTCACGCACCCGGTTGCGCCACGCTCGACCAATAACATAGGCGATGCCGGTCAAACCAATATATGCCACAACTCCAGCTATTCGTCCTTGCGCCAAAGAGAGCAAGAATGGCGGGGAGAGCGTCCACACCAGTGCCAGCATCACCCGGGCCGGCCACCTTACCATGATTCGTCCCACGGCTTCGTATGCCAGCAAGGCAACGACGACGGTAGCGCAATAGAACACGATTGCTACTAGCTGCCCTAGGGTGATGTGAAGTGGCTGGAGGAGCCACAGCGCCATGGAGAGGAAAACCCAGAGCGGATCGAGTGCACCTGGATAACCGTCAGCAGAAAAAATCCAGCCTGACATCGCCTGGCGGGTGAGTTCGAATCCAGTTAGGGAGCTGGGCGCCAGACCGCCACCAGTCAATACCCCGCTAGAGGCAACTGGGAAAAATATCACGCCTGCTACCACGATTGCGACGCCGAGCGTAGCCAAACGTCCAAGACGCACCCCACGAACCAACTCCCCGCGCTCGATCAAGGTGAGCTGATCGGGAGCCTGGGCCATCAACACAGCATCGGCGTGCGCCCGGCGCGATTGGCGTTTTGCCAGCCGAATACTCCACGGTTTTTCTTCCAACGCGGCCAAAGAACGCCGCGCAGTCACGAGATCGTTGGCATAGCGTCGTCGAGATTGAATAATGGCACCAAAACGTTGTGCTAACTGCCAACCGGCACGCAATTCGGCGCGGCTATAGGCGCCTTCTTTCGCAACTAACCGCAGCACTGCGCGCCCAATAGCGCCAAGAACATAACCTAGCCACAACACTGGCATAACAAGCGCCGGAGCAGCGATCAAGGCGTTGTGTAGCTGTGCTACTCGCCGCGCAGCAAACGACGATACCAGTGAGCTCCCCAGCGATAACCGCTTATGGCGAACACGAGCTTGAGGCTGGACAACAACCCGGTATCCGGCGCTGCGCACGCGACGAGAAAACTCCAAACCGTCACCAAACGGACCCAGTGCTGGATCCAACCAGCCACAGGCTTGCCCTACCGATGTGCGCACGAGCATTCCAGCAGACCCCACCGCCAACACATCGTGGCGAGAATCTAACTGACCTTGATCAATTTCACCAGGTTCGACATCTGGAACACGGCGCGCGGAACGAGTAGCGCGGATACCAACTTCAAGTAACGTGCGCTGATGGGTATCCCAGCCGACTTGTTTCGCACCCACGATACCGATTTGCCGGGAGGCTTCGCCGGTGTGAGTCAACAGATCGAGCGCTAAACGTTCAGGGGCACTATCGGCGTGTAAAAACCATACCCACGGATCGTTGATCTCACTTTGGGCAAGCGTTGCCGCTACCGCAGCGCCATACGTAGGTTGACTACCAATAACGACGACGTGGGCGTGCGGATAATCTTGGTGTACCTGGCCAACGTGGGCTTCGCGTTCGACGCCGACAATTACTTGGGCGGGCAGATAGGATTGGTCTGCCACCGCCCGGAGGGTCTCGCGTGCACTGCTAAAGTCGTAGTCTTGCGAAATAATAAGCGCAGTAACTTGATCGCGGCGTATCTCCTGCATAGGCATATCTCGTCGCTATCGCGCTACCCGTGCAAATTCCGGGCAACCTTCCGTTCGCGAGCCATACGCTTGCGATCATTATCTGAGGTTCCACCCCAAATACCGTGCCGGATATCGTGGGAGACGGCATACTCTAAACATTGAGCACGCACCGAACAACCGGCGCATACTGAGGTCGCGGGCGCGGTAGATCCGCCTTTTTCGGGATAAAAGATATCTGGATCGG containing:
- a CDS encoding glycosyltransferase, giving the protein MQEIRRDQVTALIISQDYDFSSARETLRAVADQSYLPAQVIVGVEREAHVGQVHQDYPHAHVVVIGSQPTYGAAVAATLAQSEINDPWVWFLHADSAPERLALDLLTHTGEASRQIGIVGAKQVGWDTHQRTLLEVGIRATRSARRVPDVEPGEIDQGQLDSRHDVLAVGSAGMLVRTSVGQACGWLDPALGPFGDGLEFSRRVRSAGYRVVVQPQARVRHKRLSLGSSLVSSFAARRVAQLHNALIAAPALVMPVLWLGYVLGAIGRAVLRLVAKEGAYSRAELRAGWQLAQRFGAIIQSRRRYANDLVTARRSLAALEEKPWSIRLAKRQSRRAHADAVLMAQAPDQLTLIERGELVRGVRLGRLATLGVAIVVAGVIFFPVASSGVLTGGGLAPSSLTGFELTRQAMSGWIFSADGYPGALDPLWVFLSMALWLLQPLHITLGQLVAIVFYCATVVVALLAYEAVGRIMVRWPARVMLALVWTLSPPFLLSLAQGRIAGVVAYIGLTGIAYVIGRAWRNRVREAGLLSFFMLITSLASPIFAVLALLVGVIGFIGHRLRWRWLFVPLPAVIAQLPGLRFAGIKYFLTSPGIIQDEISNARDVLTLTPYVSGWSSGTTTLAYALPVSLVMLALVALGRMRGYGRVRIAWLYALLGLALALGATQITDPGMNLWPGLGQELTWISLVMAVAAGFAGTASWLRASSFGVKHIAIGFLSVILAIGTLGSSSYFILNIAELRSIEPVSENLLPAVGSEDQRNGEKVLALSANATGIDAQLWRGYGIELTESSMSVRVSSSDPTPAEHLGQTVANITGRAQSVSGDLRAHGISLVLVRPGEPGADIYRNQLVAALNTISDITYVSGHESGDFWRVDDSDDGIIRAHVGRTRQILPDDHEQIVVIPERFAPTWEAVVDNEALSPHQLSWQQAFTMPAHAHGNLQVSTSDTVHGLLTISQYSAMLIALIAALPRVRRRAQL
- a CDS encoding WhiB family transcriptional regulator, with product MRDLEAQATGNQSDAAHAQTLMQGIFNLGYGTLVAEDLSWMEEALCAQTDPDIFYPEKGGSTAPATSVCAGCSVRAQCLEYAVSHDIRHGIWGGTSDNDRKRMARERKVARNLHG